The proteins below are encoded in one region of Thermus sp. LT1-2-5:
- a CDS encoding sugar transferase, producing MSYDLYYIKHLSFWLDLRILVKTLWVIGTGFGAR from the coding sequence TTGAGCTACGATCTTTACTACATCAAGCATCTTTCCTTCTGGTTGGATCTTCGGATACTGGTGAAGACTCTTTGGGTCATCGGGACCGGTTTTGGTGCGCGTTGA